Proteins from a genomic interval of Brachybacterium vulturis:
- the secY gene encoding preprotein translocase subunit SecY yields MNSFVRALRTPELRAKIFFTLGLIAVYRLGVFIPTPGFDATNVMMCADQAASAGGSNVLGMVNMFSGGALLQLSVFALGVMPYITASIIVQLLRVVIPRFEALHKEGASGTAKLTQYTRYLTIGLGVLQSTTIITLVRSGNFFVGCNLELVPDQSLLTLLTMVLTMTVGTVLIMFMGEMITERGVGNGMSLMIFTSIAAGFPASFGQVFKMQGWLTFSLVLLVGLVIMVGMVFVEQAQRRIPVQYAKRMVGRRMYGGTSTYIPVKVNQAGVIPVIFAASILALPQMASSFGDPEAGWVQWVNAHLVMGFSFSWIYAIVYVTLIVFFAFFYTSITFNAEEIADNMKKYGGFVPNVRAGRPTERYLRYVINRIQSAGAVYLAVICLIPLIALVYLGTSQDFPLGGVSLLIIIGVGLDTVKQIDAKLQQHHYEGILR; encoded by the coding sequence GTGAACTCGTTCGTGCGCGCGCTGCGCACCCCCGAGCTGAGAGCGAAGATCTTCTTCACGCTCGGTCTGATCGCCGTCTATCGCCTCGGCGTCTTCATCCCCACCCCGGGATTCGACGCCACCAACGTGATGATGTGCGCAGACCAGGCGGCCTCGGCCGGTGGCTCCAACGTCCTGGGCATGGTCAACATGTTCTCCGGTGGCGCCCTGCTGCAGCTTTCCGTCTTCGCCCTCGGCGTGATGCCCTACATCACCGCCTCCATCATCGTGCAGCTGCTGCGGGTGGTGATCCCGCGGTTCGAGGCCCTCCACAAGGAGGGCGCCTCCGGCACCGCGAAGCTCACCCAGTACACCCGGTACCTCACCATCGGGCTCGGCGTGCTCCAGTCGACCACCATCATCACGCTGGTGCGCTCGGGCAACTTCTTCGTGGGCTGCAACCTCGAGCTGGTCCCGGACCAGTCGCTCCTGACGCTGCTGACCATGGTGCTGACCATGACCGTCGGCACCGTGCTGATCATGTTCATGGGCGAGATGATCACCGAGCGCGGCGTGGGCAACGGCATGTCGCTGATGATCTTCACCTCGATCGCCGCGGGTTTCCCGGCCTCCTTCGGCCAGGTCTTCAAGATGCAGGGATGGCTCACCTTCTCGCTGGTGCTCCTCGTCGGCCTGGTGATCATGGTCGGGATGGTGTTCGTCGAACAGGCGCAGCGCCGGATCCCGGTCCAGTACGCCAAGCGCATGGTGGGCCGGCGCATGTACGGCGGCACCTCCACCTACATCCCGGTCAAGGTCAACCAGGCCGGCGTCATCCCGGTCATCTTCGCCGCCTCGATCCTGGCGCTGCCCCAGATGGCGAGCTCCTTCGGGGATCCGGAGGCCGGCTGGGTGCAGTGGGTGAACGCGCACCTGGTCATGGGCTTCTCGTTCTCCTGGATCTACGCGATCGTCTACGTGACCCTGATCGTCTTCTTCGCCTTCTTCTACACCTCGATCACCTTCAACGCCGAGGAGATCGCGGACAACATGAAGAAGTACGGGGGCTTCGTCCCCAACGTCCGCGCCGGCCGGCCCACGGAGCGCTACCTGCGCTACGTGATCAACCGGATCCAGTCCGCGGGCGCCGTGTACCTCGCGGTGATCTGCCTGATCCCGCTGATCGCACTCGTCTATCTCGGAACCTCGCAGGACTTCCCGCTCGGCGGCGTGTCCCTGCTGATCATCATCGGCGTCGGCCTCGACACCGTGAAGCAGATCGATGCGAAGCTCCAGCAGCACCACTACGAAGGGATCCTCCGGTGA
- a CDS encoding adenylate kinase, translating into MNTSTTDTSARRLLIVGPPGAGKGTQAVRIAEQLSIPAISTGDIFRANVSGQTELGVLAKSYMDSGEYVPDSVTNDMVRSRLAEDDAQGGFLLDGYPRTLDQVEALDSMLSELETSLDAVLLLVVETEEVVGRLVERGKEQGRSDDTEETIRKRLDVYAEQTAPLIDVYEKRGLVRRVDGMASIDEVTAALREALAG; encoded by the coding sequence GTGAACACCTCGACCACCGACACCTCCGCGCGCCGGCTGCTCATCGTCGGCCCGCCCGGCGCCGGCAAGGGCACCCAGGCCGTGCGCATCGCCGAGCAGCTGTCCATCCCGGCCATCTCCACCGGCGACATCTTCCGCGCGAACGTCTCCGGCCAGACCGAGCTCGGCGTGCTCGCGAAGTCCTACATGGACTCCGGAGAGTACGTCCCGGACTCCGTCACCAACGACATGGTGCGCTCGCGCCTGGCCGAGGACGACGCGCAGGGCGGCTTCCTGCTGGACGGCTATCCCCGCACCCTCGACCAGGTCGAGGCGCTGGATTCGATGCTGTCCGAGCTCGAGACCTCCCTCGATGCCGTGCTGCTGCTCGTGGTCGAGACCGAGGAGGTCGTCGGCCGCCTCGTCGAGCGCGGCAAGGAGCAGGGCCGCAGCGACGACACCGAGGAGACCATCCGCAAGCGTCTCGACGTCTACGCGGAGCAGACCGCGCCGCTGATCGACGTCTACGAGAAGCGCGGCCTGGTGCGCCGGGTCGACGGCATGGCCTCGATCGACGAGGTCACCGCCGCGCTGCGCGAGGCCCTCGCCGGCTGA
- the map gene encoding type I methionyl aminopeptidase: MSILPERVELKTPEQILVMRRSGQLLHRVHEMLAEQIRPGVTTNQLDTLAHDMIRDAGATPNFLGYQGYPATLCLSVNDVVVHGIPDDRPLQDGDIVSIDGGLIIDGWHSDAARTHVVGEPRSVADAELVRITREALWTGIAALATAARVGEIGAAIEDFVADAAGESLSHLEGFGGHGIGSAMHQAPDVMNYRTRSRGPRVRPGLCLAIEPMLIQGPGNWVLEDDDWTVRATAGGRAAHSEHSVAVTEQGLLVLTAGDGGAAELALRGVVAAPDPLADAAG; the protein is encoded by the coding sequence ATGAGCATCCTGCCGGAGCGGGTGGAGCTGAAGACTCCCGAGCAGATCCTGGTGATGCGGCGCAGCGGCCAGCTGCTGCACCGCGTGCACGAGATGCTCGCCGAGCAGATCCGTCCCGGGGTGACCACCAACCAGCTGGACACCCTCGCGCACGACATGATCCGGGATGCCGGGGCCACCCCGAACTTCCTGGGCTACCAGGGATACCCGGCCACGCTGTGCCTCAGCGTGAACGACGTCGTGGTCCACGGGATCCCCGACGACCGTCCGCTCCAGGACGGCGACATCGTCTCGATCGACGGTGGACTGATCATCGACGGCTGGCACTCGGATGCCGCCCGCACCCATGTGGTGGGGGAGCCCCGCTCCGTCGCGGATGCAGAGCTGGTGCGCATCACCCGCGAGGCGCTGTGGACCGGCATCGCGGCGCTGGCCACCGCCGCTCGGGTGGGCGAGATCGGCGCCGCGATCGAGGACTTCGTCGCCGACGCGGCGGGCGAGTCCCTCTCCCACCTCGAGGGCTTCGGGGGCCATGGCATCGGCAGCGCGATGCACCAGGCCCCCGACGTCATGAACTACCGCACCCGGTCCCGCGGACCGAGGGTGCGCCCCGGGCTGTGCCTGGCCATCGAGCCGATGCTGATCCAGGGCCCCGGCAACTGGGTGCTCGAGGACGACGACTGGACCGTGCGGGCCACCGCGGGCGGCCGGGCCGCCCACAGCGAGCACTCCGTCGCCGTGACCGAGCAGGGCCTGCTGGTGCTCACGGCGGGCGATGGCGGCGCCGCCGAGCTCGCGCTGCGCGGGGTGGTCGCCGCCCCCGACCCGCTCGCCGACGCCGCTGGCTGA
- the infA gene encoding translation initiation factor IF-1 yields the protein MAKKDGVIEVEGRVTEALANARFRVELDNGHKVLAHISGKMRQHYIRILPEDRVVVELSPYDLDRGRIVYRYK from the coding sequence ATGGCGAAGAAGGACGGCGTGATCGAAGTCGAGGGGCGAGTCACGGAGGCGCTCGCGAATGCGCGTTTCCGGGTCGAGCTCGACAACGGGCACAAGGTGCTCGCGCACATCTCCGGGAAGATGCGCCAGCACTACATCCGCATCCTTCCCGAGGACCGCGTGGTCGTCGAGCTGAGCCCCTACGACCTCGACCGTGGCCGCATCGTGTACCGCTACAAGTGA
- the rpmJ gene encoding 50S ribosomal protein L36 has protein sequence MKVKPSVKPICDNCKVIRRHARVMVICSNPRHKQRQG, from the coding sequence ATGAAGGTCAAGCCGAGCGTCAAGCCGATCTGTGACAACTGCAAGGTGATCCGTCGCCACGCGCGAGTCATGGTCATCTGCTCGAACCCCCGTCACAAGCAGCGCCAGGGCTGA
- the rpsM gene encoding 30S ribosomal protein S13 — protein MARLVGVDLPREKRLEVALTYIFGVGRTRALETLAATGVSGDLRVREVSDEDFVKLRDHIEEHYMIEGDLRREVAADIRRKVEIGSYQGLRHRRGLPVHGQRTKTNARTRKGPKRTVAGKKKTR, from the coding sequence ATGGCACGTCTGGTGGGAGTGGACCTTCCGCGCGAGAAGCGCCTCGAAGTCGCCCTGACGTACATCTTCGGCGTGGGACGCACCCGCGCCCTGGAGACCCTGGCCGCAACCGGCGTCTCCGGCGACCTCCGGGTCCGCGAGGTCAGCGATGAGGACTTCGTCAAGCTGCGCGATCACATCGAAGAGCACTACATGATCGAGGGCGACCTGCGCCGCGAGGTCGCCGCGGACATCCGCCGCAAGGTCGAGATCGGCAGCTACCAGGGCCTGCGCCACCGCCGTGGCCTGCCCGTCCACGGTCAGCGCACGAAGACCAACGCGCGCACCCGCAAGGGTCCCAAGCGCACGGTCGCCGGCAAGAAGAAGACCCGCTGA
- the rpsK gene encoding 30S ribosomal protein S11, translated as MATKTRQAAARKPRRKDKKNIVNGQAHIKSTFNNTIVSITDPTGAVISWASAGQVGFKGSRKSTPYAAQMAAEAAARQAQEHGMKKVDVFVKGPGSGRETAIRSLTATGLEVGSIQDVTPQPHNGTRPAKRRRV; from the coding sequence ATGGCAACCAAGACCCGTCAGGCCGCCGCGCGCAAGCCGCGCCGCAAGGACAAGAAGAACATCGTCAACGGCCAGGCCCACATCAAGAGCACGTTCAACAACACCATCGTGTCCATCACGGACCCGACCGGTGCTGTCATCTCCTGGGCCTCCGCCGGCCAGGTCGGCTTCAAGGGCTCGCGCAAGTCGACCCCCTACGCCGCGCAGATGGCCGCCGAGGCCGCTGCCCGCCAGGCGCAGGAGCACGGGATGAAGAAGGTCGATGTCTTCGTCAAGGGCCCGGGCTCCGGCCGTGAGACCGCGATCCGTTCGCTCACCGCGACCGGCCTCGAGGTCGGGTCGATCCAGGACGTCACCCCGCAGCCGCACAACGGCACCCGCCCGGCCAAGCGCCGCCGCGTCTGA
- a CDS encoding DNA-directed RNA polymerase subunit alpha, translated as MLIAQRPTLTEEVVSENRSRFVIEPLEPGFGYTLGNSLRRTLLSSIPGAAVTSIRIDGVLHEFSTVPGVKEDITEVILNIKNLVVSSENDEPVVMYLRREEAGRVTAADITPPAGVEIHNPDLHIATLNEKGRLEIELIVERGRGYVSAAQNKGVDGEIGRVPVDSIYSPVLKVTYKVEATRVEQRTDFDKLIVDVETKPAISARDAVASAGKTLVELFGLAHELNQEAEGIEIGPSPTDQALAADLALPINDLNLTVRSYNCLMREGVHTVGELTARSEADLLDIRNFGQKSIDEVKAKLVDLGLSLKDSPAGFDPSALDSYSDDFGDQY; from the coding sequence GTGCTCATTGCACAGCGCCCCACGCTGACCGAAGAGGTCGTGTCGGAGAATCGCTCCCGGTTCGTCATCGAGCCGCTCGAGCCCGGCTTCGGCTACACCCTCGGCAACTCCCTGCGTCGCACGCTGCTGTCCTCCATCCCCGGCGCCGCGGTCACCTCGATCCGCATCGACGGCGTGCTGCACGAGTTCAGCACCGTCCCCGGGGTCAAGGAGGACATCACCGAGGTCATCCTCAACATCAAGAACCTCGTCGTCTCCTCGGAGAACGACGAGCCCGTCGTGATGTACCTGCGCCGTGAGGAAGCCGGTCGCGTCACCGCCGCCGACATCACCCCGCCGGCCGGTGTGGAGATCCACAACCCCGACCTGCACATCGCGACGCTCAACGAGAAGGGCCGCCTGGAGATCGAGCTGATCGTCGAGCGCGGTCGCGGCTACGTCTCCGCTGCGCAGAACAAGGGCGTCGACGGCGAGATCGGCCGGGTCCCGGTCGACTCGATCTACTCGCCCGTGCTCAAGGTGACCTACAAGGTCGAGGCGACCCGTGTCGAGCAGCGCACCGACTTCGACAAGCTCATCGTCGACGTCGAGACCAAGCCGGCCATCTCCGCGCGTGACGCGGTGGCCTCTGCCGGCAAGACCCTGGTCGAGCTGTTCGGACTGGCCCACGAGCTGAACCAGGAGGCGGAGGGCATCGAGATCGGCCCCTCGCCCACGGACCAGGCGCTGGCCGCCGATCTGGCGCTGCCGATCAACGACCTCAACCTCACGGTGCGGTCGTACAACTGCCTGATGCGCGAGGGTGTCCACACCGTCGGCGAGCTGACCGCCCGTTCCGAGGCCGATCTGCTCGACATCCGCAACTTCGGCCAGAAGTCCATCGATGAGGTCAAGGCCAAGCTCGTCGACCTCGGACTGTCGCTGAAGGACTCCCCGGCCGGCTTCGACCCGTCGGCCCTGGACTCCTACTCCGACGACTTCGGCGACCAGTACTGA
- the rplQ gene encoding 50S ribosomal protein L17, protein MPAPTKGARLGGSPAHERMILSGLATELFRHKAITTTETKAKRLRPHAERLITQAKKGDLASRRRVMETVRDKGVVYTLFEEIAPTFSERPGGYTRITKVAPRRGDNAPMAVIELVTEEYSPKQAVVKEAEGAAKHASKADDTAAAEESAAPAADEDADA, encoded by the coding sequence ATGCCTGCACCCACCAAGGGCGCGCGCCTCGGGGGATCCCCCGCTCATGAGCGGATGATCCTCTCGGGTCTCGCCACCGAGCTGTTCCGCCACAAGGCGATCACCACCACTGAGACCAAGGCCAAGCGCCTGCGCCCCCACGCGGAGCGCCTCATCACCCAGGCGAAGAAGGGCGACCTCGCCTCTCGCCGCCGCGTCATGGAGACCGTCCGTGACAAGGGCGTCGTCTACACCCTGTTCGAGGAGATCGCCCCGACCTTCTCGGAGCGTCCCGGCGGCTACACCCGCATCACCAAGGTGGCCCCGCGTCGCGGCGACAACGCCCCGATGGCCGTCATCGAGCTGGTCACCGAGGAGTACTCCCCGAAGCAGGCCGTGGTGAAGGAGGCCGAGGGCGCCGCCAAGCACGCCTCCAAGGCCGACGACACCGCTGCGGCGGAGGAGAGCGCCGCGCCGGCCGCCGATGAGGACGCCGACGCCTGA
- a CDS encoding S-layer homology domain-containing protein, whose translation MSQRHLPPATDASSSASLTRRTLLAATAAAVPTGAALFGAAPALADPSVTDGETRIVDVPLAEVPLGEVDGAPTRELAEQPATMVGVTWPDDMDEPEVQARGLDLEGEWTPWLLLESTEDPETGEAVAGTEAGWIGAVSALQIRALLDGADVTERLVAHVVTTSPAPADAQVVALADAPVTDTAASGAEAAETEPRQMRMMSAARSVNPATPTLVGAPSFTSRAAWGANESWVRSTRAADELKSVVVHHTAGSNNYSRAESAQIVRGIQRYHAVTLGWADIGYNMLVSRYGQVFEGRGGGLHRNIIGAHALGFNTESFGISVMGDYSSSAPPRAAQVALSQLVGWKLLSTFHTRTDATVRWTSGGSDKYSAGRRITLPVMMGHRDVNYTACPGDSLYARFGAIRDDAQDFHNGGWKEHLWAFEGAGGASALGTVVRSAHRTGRFTATQLTKGLVLQEDGRAHGYATPFGKQWRAGWGRPEKAAFSLDGQTMQKFDHGGALRTGSSTVFHDGTFLDVPPDLMYRAEIEKLAGREITRGWPDHTYRPLAEIQRDAMVAFVYRALGKPAFDPPKTSPFSDMPPSRMFYKEITWARHRHITNGWPDGTFRPTAPVERGAVAAFLYRASGATSTKTSTRFSDVPRNHQFAKEITWLADAGITTGWPDGTFRPVAPIARDAMAAFMIRWMKHRGL comes from the coding sequence ATGTCTCAGCGGCATCTTCCCCCTGCCACCGACGCCTCGTCATCCGCATCCCTCACCCGGCGCACGCTGCTCGCCGCCACCGCGGCCGCGGTGCCGACGGGTGCTGCCCTGTTCGGGGCCGCCCCGGCGCTCGCGGATCCCTCGGTCACCGATGGTGAGACCCGCATCGTCGACGTGCCGCTCGCGGAGGTCCCGCTGGGCGAGGTCGACGGTGCCCCCACCCGCGAGCTCGCGGAGCAGCCGGCCACCATGGTGGGCGTGACCTGGCCCGACGATATGGACGAGCCCGAGGTGCAGGCCCGGGGGCTCGACCTCGAGGGTGAATGGACCCCGTGGCTGCTCCTGGAATCCACCGAGGACCCGGAGACCGGAGAGGCCGTCGCCGGCACGGAAGCGGGATGGATCGGTGCGGTCTCCGCGCTGCAGATCCGTGCACTGCTCGACGGTGCCGACGTCACCGAGCGGCTCGTCGCGCATGTCGTGACCACCTCGCCCGCCCCGGCCGACGCGCAGGTGGTGGCGCTCGCGGACGCCCCGGTGACCGATACCGCCGCCTCCGGCGCGGAGGCGGCGGAGACCGAGCCCCGGCAGATGCGGATGATGAGCGCGGCGAGGTCGGTCAACCCCGCCACCCCCACGCTGGTGGGCGCGCCCTCGTTCACCTCGCGCGCCGCCTGGGGCGCCAACGAGTCCTGGGTGCGGTCCACCCGGGCGGCGGATGAGCTCAAGTCGGTGGTCGTCCACCACACGGCGGGGTCCAACAACTATTCGCGTGCGGAGTCCGCACAGATCGTACGCGGCATCCAGCGGTACCACGCGGTCACGCTGGGCTGGGCGGACATCGGCTACAACATGCTGGTCTCCCGGTACGGCCAGGTCTTCGAGGGCCGTGGCGGCGGTCTGCACCGCAACATCATCGGAGCCCATGCCCTCGGTTTCAACACCGAGTCCTTCGGCATCTCGGTGATGGGCGACTACAGCAGCTCCGCCCCGCCCCGGGCGGCGCAGGTCGCGCTCTCCCAGCTGGTCGGCTGGAAGCTGCTGAGCACCTTCCATACCCGGACCGATGCCACCGTCCGGTGGACCTCCGGCGGCAGCGACAAGTACTCCGCCGGACGCCGGATCACGCTGCCGGTCATGATGGGTCACCGGGACGTGAACTACACGGCCTGCCCGGGTGACAGCCTCTACGCCCGCTTCGGCGCCATCCGCGACGACGCGCAGGACTTCCACAACGGCGGGTGGAAGGAGCACCTGTGGGCCTTCGAGGGCGCGGGTGGCGCCTCGGCGCTCGGCACCGTGGTCCGCAGCGCGCACCGCACCGGCCGCTTCACGGCGACCCAGCTGACCAAGGGCCTCGTCCTCCAGGAGGACGGGCGCGCCCACGGCTATGCCACCCCCTTCGGGAAGCAGTGGCGAGCCGGCTGGGGACGGCCCGAGAAGGCGGCGTTCAGCCTCGACGGCCAGACGATGCAGAAGTTCGACCACGGTGGTGCTCTGCGTACCGGCAGCTCCACCGTGTTCCACGACGGGACCTTCCTGGATGTGCCGCCGGACCTCATGTACCGCGCGGAGATCGAGAAGCTCGCCGGGCGGGAGATCACCAGGGGCTGGCCGGACCACACCTACCGTCCGCTCGCCGAGATCCAGCGCGACGCGATGGTCGCTTTCGTCTACCGGGCCCTCGGCAAACCGGCCTTCGATCCGCCGAAGACCTCGCCCTTCAGCGACATGCCCCCCAGCCGCATGTTCTACAAGGAGATCACCTGGGCGCGCCACAGGCACATCACGAACGGCTGGCCCGACGGCACCTTCCGACCCACGGCGCCGGTGGAGCGAGGTGCCGTGGCGGCCTTCCTGTACCGTGCGTCCGGGGCGACCTCCACGAAGACCTCCACGCGGTTCTCGGACGTCCCGCGCAACCATCAGTTCGCCAAGGAGATCACCTGGCTCGCCGATGCGGGGATCACCACCGGCTGGCCGGACGGCACGTTCCGTCCGGTGGCACCGATCGCCCGCGACGCGATGGCGGCGTTCATGATCCGTTGGATGAAGCACCGCGGGCTCTGA
- a CDS encoding glycosyltransferase, translating to MKVALLCDVDQTVYHVGDEAIATMSARRLRARGHEVVPLSRREKYGPGGLAPQVSIPALTFPWPLVDRARYLAEIRRVLAGDRDALPAEDKLFPIIEQLRAVDAVVIGGGGSLTSRYGWLLDERLATALVARALGKPVVLSGQSLGPELTPADRESMRELLELCTLVGLRDAHSVRTARQLCPTHPGLVQTLDDAIGLGLPEGEEPPTLDRELLSVTLGGDGDPLPHEDYVAVACAVIEEIAERTGARVDLVPHMADPDDGGGDLLLHQEVGARLRCPARVLPIEQDTVAAARTTAAAWVLTTRFHPVVFGTSAGASVLALPLNRYGRSRMDGALANIGLAGSAVPAAALWDPVSGGPSALVGPVVDALVTGHEAHSAQLASARPHLLAAAESWWDRVSATLAAAGRDAAPGAGADPRGAGLDLVQRWDPALRARLAPWTRAVESAADPSASIIMRTRDRPAMLDRAVQDVLAQTRQDWELVIVDDAGDRDGVDEIASRHAAEADGRLRVIHRETSVGMEAASNHGLRESTAPSVVIHDDDDTWHATFLQETLAHLAAHPEHEAVVVRTLIVHEHETPTGLVEDEVFPSWPELEGVRLVDYLAVNRHVPISMLHRRRVHDDVGSYDESLPVVGDYAFHLQLLQRYAVGFLPRPLAQWRQRPSAVGASSNSMYALSAGHRHYDAELRERYFRPWVQEHGIGLPMFLSQNTETHVARSEERLLEELRALRAEVAQLHERLDGTASAGAGRDTADRTESFVRRAGRRALGVGRRALPRRES from the coding sequence GTGAAGGTCGCCCTGCTGTGCGATGTCGATCAGACCGTCTACCACGTCGGGGACGAGGCCATCGCGACGATGAGCGCCCGGAGGCTCCGCGCCCGGGGCCATGAGGTGGTGCCGCTGTCCCGGCGCGAGAAGTACGGGCCGGGGGGACTCGCTCCGCAGGTGAGCATCCCGGCGCTGACCTTCCCCTGGCCGCTCGTGGACCGTGCCCGCTATCTTGCGGAGATCCGCCGGGTGCTGGCCGGGGACCGGGACGCCCTGCCGGCCGAGGACAAGCTGTTCCCCATCATCGAGCAGCTGCGCGCGGTCGACGCCGTGGTGATCGGGGGAGGTGGCAGCCTCACCTCCCGCTACGGCTGGCTGCTGGACGAACGCCTGGCCACCGCGCTGGTGGCTCGCGCACTGGGGAAGCCCGTGGTGCTCTCCGGGCAGAGCCTCGGTCCCGAGCTCACCCCAGCGGACCGCGAGAGCATGCGGGAGCTGCTGGAGCTGTGCACCCTGGTGGGCCTGCGCGATGCGCACAGCGTGCGCACCGCCCGTCAGCTGTGCCCGACGCATCCGGGCCTGGTGCAGACCCTTGACGACGCGATCGGGCTGGGCCTGCCCGAGGGGGAGGAGCCGCCGACCCTCGACCGGGAGCTGCTCAGCGTCACCCTGGGCGGTGACGGGGATCCGCTGCCGCACGAGGACTACGTCGCGGTCGCCTGCGCCGTGATCGAGGAGATCGCGGAGCGCACCGGCGCGCGGGTCGACCTGGTGCCGCACATGGCCGACCCCGACGACGGCGGCGGCGACCTGCTGCTGCACCAGGAGGTCGGCGCCCGCCTGCGGTGCCCGGCGAGGGTGCTGCCGATCGAGCAGGACACCGTCGCCGCGGCCCGCACCACGGCGGCCGCATGGGTGCTCACCACCCGCTTCCACCCGGTGGTGTTCGGCACGTCGGCCGGGGCCTCGGTGCTGGCGCTCCCGCTGAACCGCTATGGCCGCTCCCGCATGGACGGCGCGCTGGCCAACATCGGTCTGGCCGGAAGCGCCGTCCCCGCCGCGGCGCTCTGGGATCCGGTCTCCGGGGGGCCCTCCGCGCTCGTCGGCCCGGTCGTCGACGCGCTGGTCACCGGGCATGAGGCGCACAGCGCGCAGCTGGCGTCCGCGCGTCCGCACCTGCTCGCCGCCGCGGAGTCCTGGTGGGATCGTGTCTCCGCGACCCTGGCGGCCGCGGGGAGGGACGCGGCTCCCGGGGCGGGCGCTGACCCCCGCGGCGCCGGGCTGGACCTCGTGCAGCGTTGGGATCCCGCGCTGCGGGCACGGCTCGCGCCCTGGACGCGCGCCGTCGAGTCCGCTGCGGATCCCTCGGCATCGATCATCATGCGCACCCGGGATCGGCCCGCGATGCTCGACCGTGCCGTCCAGGACGTCCTCGCCCAGACCCGCCAGGACTGGGAACTGGTGATCGTCGACGACGCGGGGGACCGGGACGGGGTCGACGAGATCGCCTCCCGCCACGCGGCCGAAGCCGACGGCCGACTGCGCGTGATCCATCGCGAGACCTCCGTGGGCATGGAGGCCGCGAGCAATCACGGCCTGCGGGAGTCCACGGCCCCCTCCGTCGTCATCCATGATGACGACGACACCTGGCACGCCACCTTCCTGCAGGAGACCCTCGCCCACCTGGCCGCGCATCCGGAGCACGAGGCGGTGGTGGTGCGCACGCTGATCGTGCACGAGCACGAGACGCCCACCGGCCTCGTCGAGGACGAGGTGTTCCCGTCCTGGCCGGAGCTCGAGGGAGTGCGGCTGGTCGACTATCTGGCGGTCAATCGCCACGTGCCGATCTCGATGCTCCATCGCCGACGGGTCCACGACGACGTGGGGTCCTACGACGAGTCCCTCCCCGTGGTCGGCGACTACGCCTTCCATCTCCAGCTGCTGCAGCGATACGCGGTCGGGTTCCTGCCCCGTCCGCTCGCGCAATGGCGCCAGCGTCCCTCCGCGGTGGGAGCGAGCAGCAACTCGATGTATGCCCTCTCGGCGGGGCACCGGCACTACGACGCGGAGCTGCGGGAGCGCTACTTCCGGCCCTGGGTCCAGGAGCACGGCATCGGGCTGCCGATGTTCCTGTCCCAGAACACCGAGACCCATGTCGCGCGCAGCGAAGAGCGTCTGCTCGAGGAGCTGCGGGCGCTGCGCGCGGAGGTCGCGCAGCTGCACGAGCGGCTGGACGGGACCGCGTCCGCCGGCGCCGGGCGGGACACCGCGGACCGCACCGAGAGCTTCGTGCGCCGTGCCGGGCGCCGAGCCCTGGGCGTCGGGCGCCGGGCGCTGCCGCGGCGCGAGAGCTGA